A DNA window from Streptomyces sp. CA-278952 contains the following coding sequences:
- a CDS encoding EboA domain-containing protein — protein sequence MLNSREELDARLGGAARAWLDEALAEAAHDAATPDAPGREAAGPYTSPPWELRYAAAGRHCGLEHADSVRSLLLIEARATLPSVTRLYEQGTAAERRAVLLTLHRLDLGSTALPLVEDALRANDTRLVAAAVGPYAADHLDTHAWRHAVLKCLFTEVPVAAVARLGDRARGDAELGRMLGDFAAERTAAGRTVPEDLRTVLDLTAPADEGAHLAPPTAAPAAPAPTEES from the coding sequence GTGCTGAACTCCCGCGAGGAACTCGACGCCCGACTCGGCGGAGCCGCCCGGGCCTGGCTCGACGAGGCCCTGGCCGAGGCCGCCCACGACGCGGCCACGCCCGACGCCCCCGGCCGGGAGGCGGCCGGCCCGTACACCTCCCCGCCCTGGGAGCTGCGCTACGCCGCCGCCGGCCGGCACTGCGGCCTCGAGCACGCCGACTCCGTACGCTCCCTCCTGCTCATCGAGGCACGCGCCACGCTGCCCTCCGTCACCCGGCTCTACGAACAGGGCACCGCCGCCGAACGCCGCGCCGTCCTGCTCACCCTGCACCGCCTCGACCTCGGCTCCACAGCGCTCCCGCTCGTCGAGGACGCCCTGCGCGCCAACGACACCCGGCTGGTCGCCGCGGCCGTCGGTCCCTACGCCGCCGACCACCTGGACACCCACGCCTGGCGGCACGCCGTACTGAAGTGCCTGTTCACCGAGGTGCCGGTCGCGGCCGTCGCCCGGCTCGGCGACCGGGCCCGGGGAGACGCCGAACTCGGCCGCATGCTCGGCGACTTCGCCGCCGAACGCACCGCCGCGGGCCGCACCGTCCCCGAAGACCTGCGCACGGTCCTCGACCTCACCGCCCCGGCCGACGAGGGCGCCCACCTGGCCCCGCCGACCGCGGCTCCCGCAGCCCCCGCCCCCACGGAGGAGTCCTGA
- a CDS encoding sugar phosphate isomerase/epimerase family protein gives MTLHLGYGTNGLTDLRLDDALGLLADLGYEGVGLTLDHMHLDPMAPDLTERTRQVQRRLTSLGLRVTVETGARYVLDPRRKHSPSLLDPDPDARAARTALLVRAVDVATELGAHAVHCFSGITPPGTPVDTAWKRLTEALAPVLEAADRSGIPLAIEPEPGHLLATLADFHHLRGLLGDPGPLGLTLDIGHCQCLEEATPLECVVESAPWLRHVQIEDMRRGVHEHLPFGEGEIDFPPVLAALAASDYRGLTVVELPRHSHAGPELARTSIDFLRDALTRGTAPRGGAPC, from the coding sequence ATGACCCTCCACCTCGGATACGGCACCAACGGGCTGACCGACCTCCGCCTCGACGACGCCCTCGGCCTCCTCGCCGACCTCGGCTACGAAGGCGTCGGCCTGACCCTCGACCACATGCACCTGGACCCCATGGCCCCGGACCTCACCGAGCGCACCCGCCAGGTCCAGCGCAGGCTCACCTCCCTCGGGCTCCGGGTCACCGTGGAGACCGGCGCCCGCTACGTCCTCGACCCGCGCCGCAAGCACAGCCCCTCCCTCCTCGACCCGGACCCCGACGCCCGGGCCGCCCGCACGGCGCTGCTGGTCCGAGCCGTCGACGTGGCCACCGAACTCGGAGCGCACGCCGTCCACTGCTTCAGCGGTATCACCCCGCCCGGTACCCCGGTGGACACCGCGTGGAAACGGCTCACCGAAGCGCTCGCCCCCGTCCTCGAAGCCGCCGACCGGTCCGGCATCCCCCTCGCCATCGAGCCCGAACCCGGTCACCTCCTCGCCACCCTCGCCGACTTCCACCACCTGCGCGGGCTGCTCGGAGACCCGGGACCGCTCGGCCTCACCCTCGACATCGGCCACTGCCAGTGTCTGGAGGAAGCGACGCCCCTGGAGTGCGTCGTGGAGTCCGCCCCCTGGCTCCGGCACGTCCAGATCGAGGACATGCGGCGCGGAGTCCACGAACACCTGCCGTTCGGCGAGGGGGAGATCGACTTCCCGCCCGTGCTCGCCGCCCTGGCCGCATCGGACTACCGGGGCCTCACCGTCGTCGAACTGCCCCGCCACTCCCACGCGGGCCCCGAGCTGGCCCGCACCTCGATCGACTTCCTGCGCGACGCCCTGACACGCGGCACCGCACCCCGGGGAGGCGCCCCGTGCTGA
- a CDS encoding SCO3242 family prenyltransferase: protein MRWRRNALTAALAPALSVLPAGRANGVAHGVGTTAVTDDRLSGAGGTAPAPDRPEPPTAGRNGERGADAGPARSDRTADRGAPRERLRAWAELLRVSALFSVPGDALAGAAAVGRRPGRGTVLAMGASLCLYEAGMALNDWADRDEDAVDRPHRPVPSGRISPAAALGAAGALTAAGLALAARAGRPALTVATGLAATVWAYDLHLKHTKAGPAAMAAARSLDLLLGATATATATPKATAPVTGPGTPGGGGRPDNVAGAAAPARPHGGPAACLPALPAALALGAHTYGVTAVSRHEAQGGSTGTPLAVLATTTAIAAAVLRESRGQVPDRPGATSAGTTANAKANADTQANADVKAYAVAFARRLDTGPLGKVTDPVRLLVVALTGAYLRTAGPPLLHAALNPSPPLTQRAVGGGIRAMIPLQAALAARAGAPVTALAVMGLVPLARSLSRKVSPT, encoded by the coding sequence GTGAGGTGGCGACGGAACGCCCTCACGGCCGCTCTCGCCCCGGCCCTGTCGGTACTCCCGGCCGGGCGGGCGAACGGTGTCGCACACGGTGTGGGAACGACCGCCGTGACCGATGATCGTCTGTCCGGTGCCGGCGGGACTGCGCCCGCACCGGACAGGCCCGAACCTCCCACCGCGGGCCGGAACGGGGAACGGGGCGCGGACGCCGGCCCGGCCCGGTCCGACCGGACAGCCGACCGGGGCGCGCCCCGGGAGCGCCTGCGGGCCTGGGCGGAACTGCTGCGGGTCTCCGCCCTGTTCTCCGTGCCCGGGGACGCACTGGCGGGCGCGGCGGCGGTGGGCCGCCGGCCCGGCCGGGGCACCGTCCTGGCGATGGGTGCGTCCCTGTGCCTGTACGAGGCCGGGATGGCCCTCAACGACTGGGCCGACCGCGACGAGGACGCCGTGGATCGCCCGCACCGCCCGGTCCCCTCGGGGCGGATCAGCCCCGCGGCGGCCCTGGGCGCGGCCGGCGCGCTGACCGCGGCGGGCCTCGCCCTGGCGGCCCGGGCCGGCCGCCCCGCGCTGACCGTCGCCACGGGCCTGGCCGCCACGGTCTGGGCCTACGACCTGCACCTGAAGCACACGAAGGCGGGTCCGGCGGCCATGGCGGCGGCCCGCTCACTGGACCTGCTGCTGGGTGCGACGGCCACGGCGACGGCGACGCCCAAGGCGACGGCGCCCGTGACCGGGCCCGGCACGCCGGGCGGGGGAGGCCGGCCCGACAACGTTGCCGGAGCGGCTGCCCCGGCCCGGCCGCACGGCGGTCCGGCCGCATGCCTGCCCGCCCTGCCCGCCGCCCTGGCGCTCGGGGCCCACACCTACGGCGTCACCGCCGTATCGCGCCACGAGGCGCAGGGCGGTTCCACGGGCACCCCGCTCGCGGTGCTGGCCACGACGACGGCCATCGCGGCGGCGGTGCTGCGGGAGTCCCGGGGACAGGTCCCCGACCGGCCCGGTGCGACGAGTGCCGGCACCACCGCGAACGCCAAGGCGAACGCCGACACCCAGGCGAACGCCGACGTCAAGGCCTACGCCGTCGCCTTCGCGCGGCGTCTCGACACAGGACCGCTCGGAAAGGTCACCGACCCCGTCCGGCTCCTGGTCGTCGCGCTCACCGGCGCCTACCTCCGTACCGCCGGGCCACCCCTCCTGCACGCCGCGCTCAACCCGTCCCCGCCCCTGACCCAGCGGGCGGTCGGCGGAGGCATCCGGGCCATGATCCCGCTCCAGGCCGCGCTCGCCGCCCGCGCCGGGGCGCCCGTCACCGCTCTCGCCGTCATGGGCCTCGTCCCCCTCGCCCGCAGCCTCTCCCGGAAGGTGAGCCCCACATGA
- a CDS encoding inositol-3-phosphate synthase — MTARADRQGRTDAPGRIDAPSPSEATGPDGAAGRTGVWFIGARGSVATTATAGCAAIAAGLHPPTGMVTETPPFADSGLPALTSLVFGGHDTLDCPLAKRAEALAEGGVLPHGLPSAVRAELDAADAEIRPGGPHPGDTRTDQELIAAFAADLTDFAHRHGLARTVVVNVASTEPAPGPDDTRLPASSLYAAAALRAGCSYANFTPSTGLRTPALTDTVASSGLPHAGRDGKTGQTLLRSVLAPMFLQRALAVRAWSGSNLLGGGDGAALADPAAAAAKNAGKERVLADTFGAAPEGEVHIDDVPAMGDWKTAWDHIAFDGFLGSRMILQTIWQGCDSALAAPLVLDLARLLARAHEKGISGPLPELGFYFKDPDGGTSAALAEQYATLLTFAERLRDQA, encoded by the coding sequence GTGACCGCACGCGCCGATCGTCAAGGCCGAACCGACGCCCCAGGCCGCATCGACGCCCCGAGCCCCTCGGAGGCCACCGGCCCCGACGGAGCCGCGGGCCGCACCGGCGTCTGGTTCATCGGAGCACGCGGCTCCGTGGCGACCACCGCCACCGCGGGCTGCGCCGCCATCGCCGCGGGCCTGCACCCGCCGACCGGCATGGTCACCGAGACGCCCCCCTTCGCCGACAGCGGCCTGCCCGCCCTGACCAGCCTGGTCTTCGGCGGCCACGACACCCTCGACTGCCCGCTCGCCAAGCGGGCCGAGGCCCTCGCGGAGGGCGGCGTACTGCCGCACGGACTGCCCTCCGCCGTACGCGCCGAACTCGACGCCGCCGACGCGGAGATCCGCCCCGGCGGACCGCACCCCGGTGACACCCGCACCGACCAGGAGCTCATCGCCGCGTTCGCCGCCGACCTCACCGACTTCGCCCACCGCCACGGCCTGGCCCGCACCGTCGTCGTCAACGTCGCCTCCACCGAACCCGCGCCAGGACCCGACGACACCCGGCTGCCCGCCAGCTCGCTCTACGCGGCCGCCGCCCTGCGGGCCGGCTGCTCCTACGCCAACTTCACCCCGTCCACCGGCCTGCGCACCCCCGCGCTCACCGACACCGTCGCCTCCAGCGGACTTCCCCACGCCGGACGCGACGGCAAGACCGGCCAGACGCTGCTCCGTTCCGTACTCGCCCCGATGTTCCTCCAGCGCGCCCTCGCCGTACGGGCGTGGTCCGGATCGAACCTCCTGGGCGGCGGCGACGGAGCGGCGCTGGCCGATCCGGCGGCCGCCGCGGCCAAGAACGCCGGAAAGGAACGCGTCCTCGCCGACACCTTCGGCGCCGCCCCCGAGGGCGAGGTGCACATCGACGACGTACCGGCGATGGGGGACTGGAAGACCGCCTGGGACCACATCGCCTTCGACGGCTTCCTCGGCTCCCGCATGATCCTCCAGACCATCTGGCAGGGCTGCGACTCGGCACTCGCGGCCCCGCTGGTCCTGGACCTGGCACGGCTGCTCGCCCGCGCCCACGAGAAGGGGATCAGCGGCCCCCTGCCGGAGCTCGGCTTCTACTTCAAGGACCCGGACGGCGGCACGTCGGCGGCGCTCGCCGAGCAGTACGCCACGTTGCTCACCTTCGCCGAGCGGCTGCGGGACCAGGCGTGA